A genomic stretch from Streptomyces sp. QL37 includes:
- a CDS encoding three component ABC system middle component, translating into MTMTHRRVPEAQALLNTAFGAYLLATSVHAAAKKSENPLSWASAFLVLPFVLPTDTRNDLPTQAVHSMSAWLTEHPQHRAAFAERAAALTDYTRASLRTAVRHHALSVTGGALRCPRAPKPASAAASEEVADCARRAGLVGRWLAVVEPTQAYNLLGVRP; encoded by the coding sequence ATGACGATGACCCACCGCCGTGTCCCCGAAGCACAAGCCCTCCTCAACACCGCCTTCGGCGCCTACCTTCTGGCCACCAGCGTCCACGCCGCCGCGAAGAAGTCCGAAAACCCCCTGTCCTGGGCCAGCGCCTTCCTCGTGCTGCCATTCGTGCTGCCCACCGACACCCGCAACGACCTGCCGACCCAGGCAGTGCACTCCATGTCCGCATGGCTCACCGAACACCCCCAGCACCGAGCCGCCTTCGCCGAGAGGGCTGCCGCACTGACCGACTACACCCGCGCCAGCCTGCGCACCGCCGTCCGCCACCACGCTCTGAGCGTTACCGGGGGTGCCCTGCGCTGTCCCCGTGCCCCCAAGCCCGCCTCGGCCGCCGCGAGCGAAGAGGTGGCGGACTGTGCCCGCCGGGCCGGCCTCGTCGGCCGCTGGCTCGCCGTCGTCGAACCCACCCAGGCCTACAACCTCCTGGGCGTCCGCCCCTGA
- a CDS encoding ABC-three component system protein: MAQAGSHSAAGQMTGYLYQCELALVELARHSWDEPTIEVRMEVLDDVEFLYGATADPHELLQSKHREKAGRLSETGKDVWRSVASWIDALQTLNCLSAGTMPLLRLVTTQVAAEGTFLHQLRPGPGRSVPDALIRMQEIAEAEEPANTADDRTKFTALTPAQRYRLAAAIEINDSSPLMSDLDSTLARTLGIRPGEHTRAILDDIKGWWYGVAVESLDKTRARASVTAQELQCRLEEITDRYAGKNLPITETARRLTAAEIAAYQDDLVVAQMRWVGLKDRAIAPYLRDYHHARAQRSQWLRTFKITEEGLEDYDRRLWDEWDHLFARHTDPVEDDTPDTERRAAGKRVLNDTMDKVADLPARPGSTTEGWIGRGTMHSLAGRSRALDDEDAVGWHPDYPDLCHNHHDEPRDA; the protein is encoded by the coding sequence GTGGCACAAGCAGGGTCGCATTCGGCGGCAGGCCAGATGACCGGATACCTCTACCAGTGCGAACTGGCCCTCGTAGAACTGGCCCGCCACAGTTGGGACGAACCTACCATCGAGGTGCGTATGGAGGTTCTCGACGACGTCGAGTTCCTCTACGGAGCCACCGCCGACCCGCACGAACTCCTGCAGTCCAAACACCGCGAGAAAGCAGGACGCCTCAGCGAGACGGGCAAGGACGTCTGGCGGTCCGTCGCCTCGTGGATCGACGCCCTGCAGACGCTGAACTGCTTGTCGGCGGGCACGATGCCGCTGCTGCGCCTGGTCACCACGCAGGTCGCGGCCGAGGGGACCTTCCTGCATCAGCTGCGCCCCGGCCCCGGGCGGTCTGTGCCCGACGCCCTGATCCGCATGCAGGAGATCGCCGAAGCCGAGGAACCTGCCAACACCGCTGACGACCGGACGAAGTTCACCGCCCTCACCCCCGCGCAGCGCTACCGCCTAGCGGCCGCCATCGAGATCAACGACAGCTCTCCGCTGATGTCAGACCTCGACTCTACGCTGGCACGAACACTGGGGATCAGGCCCGGCGAGCACACCCGCGCCATCCTCGACGACATCAAGGGGTGGTGGTACGGCGTGGCCGTGGAGTCACTGGACAAGACCCGCGCGCGGGCCTCAGTGACCGCCCAGGAACTGCAGTGCCGCCTCGAGGAGATCACCGACCGGTACGCAGGCAAGAACCTGCCCATCACCGAGACTGCGCGCCGTCTCACGGCCGCCGAAATCGCCGCCTACCAGGACGACCTGGTGGTCGCGCAGATGCGCTGGGTCGGCCTCAAAGACCGTGCCATCGCACCGTACTTGCGCGACTACCACCACGCCCGCGCCCAGCGCTCGCAGTGGCTGCGCACCTTCAAGATCACCGAAGAGGGCCTGGAGGACTACGATCGGCGCTTGTGGGACGAGTGGGACCACCTGTTCGCCCGGCACACCGACCCGGTCGAGGACGACACCCCCGACACAGAGCGCCGGGCCGCGGGCAAGCGGGTCCTCAACGACACCATGGACAAAGTTGCCGACCTGCCCGCCCGCCCCGGCAGCACCACGGAGGGATGGATCGGCCGCGGCACCATGCACAGCCTCGCTGGCCGGTCCCGGGCCCTCGACGACGAGGACGCCGTCGGCTGGCACCCCGACTACCCGGACCTGTGCCACAACCACCACGACGAACCACGGGATGCATGA
- a CDS encoding barstar family protein, translating into MAGELPVAGKVDFPLYVVSDEESGGVLVAAEGVEGFFVDPEEESPEVAFLRTHEVEKGRRRAEDAVMTVMNRQREKIGEYFIGRVVLGDTGVEEPGGNISRVAYRVFGNRCEYPEAERIWPRWASGIALEEGEWVRWPANYQSAWLHVVQNSWFASNRRAARYGVEEVVHLDGGQISTKSGFYCALGEAVNGPGGYFGSNLDALADCISSSFGESPPARIVWRNFQASQESLDHAFLDSIVGLMREFRVDLATC; encoded by the coding sequence ATGGCTGGCGAACTGCCGGTAGCGGGAAAGGTGGATTTTCCGCTGTACGTGGTATCGGATGAAGAGTCCGGGGGGGTGCTTGTTGCCGCTGAAGGGGTAGAGGGTTTTTTTGTCGACCCGGAAGAAGAGTCACCGGAAGTGGCCTTCCTGAGGACCCATGAGGTCGAGAAAGGTAGGCGGAGGGCCGAAGATGCAGTGATGACGGTCATGAATCGTCAACGGGAGAAGATTGGTGAGTACTTCATCGGTCGGGTTGTACTCGGCGATACGGGCGTAGAGGAGCCAGGCGGAAATATTTCGAGAGTCGCTTACCGGGTTTTTGGTAATCGCTGCGAGTATCCCGAAGCTGAGAGGATTTGGCCGCGTTGGGCATCGGGGATCGCCCTGGAGGAGGGTGAATGGGTTCGGTGGCCGGCGAACTATCAGAGCGCATGGCTGCACGTCGTTCAGAATTCCTGGTTCGCTTCGAACCGTAGGGCTGCTCGCTATGGAGTGGAGGAGGTTGTCCACTTGGACGGTGGGCAAATTTCCACGAAGTCGGGGTTCTACTGTGCATTGGGTGAGGCGGTCAACGGGCCGGGTGGGTACTTTGGATCGAATCTCGACGCTCTCGCGGACTGTATTTCTTCGAGTTTCGGCGAGAGTCCCCCGGCGAGGATTGTTTGGCGGAACTTTCAGGCGTCGCAAGAATCTCTTGATCACGCCTTCCTGGATTCGATTGTGGGACTAATGCGCGAATTCCGCGTAGATCTCGCCACTTGCTGA